One segment of Acidianus sp. HS-5 DNA contains the following:
- the doxA gene encoding thiosulfate:quinone oxidoreductase small subunit produces the protein MEKVTIIGLIFAILVVGFILATGQWAYGNVVGPLFNDSKIPQLKITYASAYENAKGTYLTLNITDCDGPDAYPASAPMMEIYNSTWHVFLYSYNISNDTVKIIQAPWNENKKDSVNWYSGFVVILGSEAQFQLQLPFHLSPGTYTIKLYTPAVSAKVLAKQTATITIS, from the coding sequence ATGGAGAAAGTCACAATAATTGGTTTAATATTTGCTATACTTGTAGTAGGTTTTATATTAGCTACAGGTCAGTGGGCTTACGGTAACGTAGTAGGACCGCTATTTAACGATTCAAAGATTCCTCAGCTAAAAATCACTTATGCCTCGGCTTACGAGAATGCTAAAGGAACTTACTTAACATTAAATATAACTGACTGCGACGGACCAGATGCCTATCCTGCATCCGCACCTATGATGGAGATTTACAACTCAACATGGCACGTATTCCTATACTCTTACAACATCTCTAACGATACAGTAAAGATAATACAAGCACCATGGAATGAAAATAAGAAAGACTCCGTTAATTGGTACAGCGGGTTTGTAGTAATATTAGGCAGTGAGGCACAGTTCCAGTTACAATTACCATTCCATCTATCTCCAGGAACTTATACTATAAAGCTATATACTCCTGCAGTATCAGCTAAAGTTCTCGCAAAGCAGACTGCAACAATAACTATAAGTTAA
- the doxD gene encoding thiosulfate:quinone oxidoreductase large subunit, translating to MSGKQSEEFKRTEKMTRMEYLFPVRFAVGWMFLDGGLRKAVLKPAKLDPNSASFVGGKLVNFLPHAGPFKGLLLMTLENRAFDVTFLTIFSYIEIIAGLFIIIGLLTRLAALGALAMSVGFAPAYWLGSTCEDEWQIGALLTAGSVMLILTGAGRVWGLDYYLFKKLGDRPIANVPILKWIKLW from the coding sequence ATGTCAGGAAAACAATCAGAAGAGTTCAAGAGAACTGAAAAGATGACAAGGATGGAGTACCTATTCCCAGTAAGGTTTGCAGTTGGTTGGATGTTCTTAGATGGAGGACTAAGAAAGGCAGTATTAAAGCCCGCAAAATTAGATCCTAATTCAGCATCATTCGTAGGAGGAAAGTTAGTAAACTTCTTACCTCATGCAGGACCTTTTAAAGGACTATTATTAATGACATTGGAGAATAGAGCCTTCGATGTTACTTTCCTCACGATCTTCAGTTATATTGAGATAATTGCAGGTCTATTTATAATTATAGGTTTGCTAACTAGATTGGCAGCACTTGGAGCCTTAGCGATGTCAGTAGGTTTTGCTCCCGCATACTGGTTAGGTTCTACCTGCGAAGACGAATGGCAGATAGGCGCGTTATTAACTGCTGGATCAGTAATGCTGATACTAACTGGTGCAGGAAGAGTTTGGGGATTAGACTACTACTTGTTCAAGAAGCTTGGAGATAGGCCAATAGCAAACGTACCTATTCTTAAGTGGATTAAATTATGGTGA
- a CDS encoding MFS transporter: MNERPVSNYVGSYISWIMDSYDLGAVVITATLLEKLFYPTLGVLGAVLPIVFTVLFRPLGGFIFGYIADKHGRKRTLMFTVLGYSLSIGITSILPTYYQVGILAPILLSLLRSLQGIFIGGDVSSSFTVAMESVRKMRGLFGGITQSGTLVGFVIVDYLFAYFTSIPSFVENSWRYIFAIGVIPAVLAVFIRSRMTEPKIYVESKKENPVKGLKPIWQTTLVMIGFWMMIYAGPQFAPVFFGEYLHLTQSEIGQYAFYMNLAGIPAMIIAGGISDISGRKFTGIGYVILSTIGAGIFYLSGFSLFSVMLFGFLINFPSALTPAYLAERFKTFSRATGVGFSYNGAFIAAGFSPLIISLVSTKLPLNASAFSILTLGSIIAIIGLALGPETLKNNELTMYQH, from the coding sequence ATGAATGAAAGACCAGTCTCAAATTATGTAGGTTCATATATATCGTGGATAATGGATTCTTACGATTTAGGTGCAGTAGTTATAACAGCCACATTACTAGAAAAATTATTTTACCCTACTTTAGGTGTACTTGGTGCAGTATTGCCTATAGTTTTTACCGTATTATTCAGACCTTTAGGAGGTTTTATTTTCGGTTACATAGCAGATAAGCACGGAAGGAAAAGGACTTTAATGTTTACAGTGCTAGGATACTCGTTATCAATAGGTATAACTTCAATTTTGCCCACATATTATCAAGTAGGTATATTAGCTCCAATACTTCTCTCACTACTAAGGAGTTTACAAGGAATATTTATAGGCGGAGATGTTTCCTCAAGCTTTACCGTAGCTATGGAGAGCGTTAGGAAGATGAGAGGACTATTCGGAGGAATAACACAGTCCGGAACATTAGTTGGCTTTGTTATAGTTGATTACCTTTTTGCTTATTTTACAAGCATACCTAGCTTTGTAGAAAACAGCTGGAGGTACATTTTTGCTATAGGTGTAATTCCTGCAGTACTTGCAGTATTCATAAGGTCAAGAATGACTGAACCTAAAATATACGTGGAAAGCAAGAAAGAGAATCCTGTCAAGGGATTAAAACCAATATGGCAGACTACTCTAGTAATGATAGGCTTTTGGATGATGATTTATGCAGGACCTCAATTTGCCCCAGTATTTTTTGGAGAATATCTCCATTTAACTCAATCTGAAATAGGGCAATACGCATTTTACATGAACTTAGCAGGAATACCTGCAATGATAATAGCCGGAGGAATTTCAGACATTTCAGGCAGAAAATTTACGGGAATAGGTTATGTAATACTTTCCACAATTGGTGCGGGAATATTCTACCTTAGTGGTTTCTCGCTTTTCTCAGTAATGCTATTTGGATTTTTGATAAACTTCCCTTCAGCGTTAACTCCTGCTTATTTGGCTGAGAGGTTCAAAACATTCAGTAGAGCTACCGGAGTCGGATTTTCTTATAACGGTGCTTTCATTGCCGCAGGCTTCAGTCCGCTAATAATATCTTTAGTTTCTACTAAACTTCCTTTAAACGCCTCTGCTTTCAGTATTTTAACTTTAGGGTCAATTATTGCAATAATAGGCTTAGCTTTAGGTCCAGAAACGTTAAAGAATAACGAGTTAACAATGTATCAACATTAA
- a CDS encoding transporter yields the protein MSINKTFSGVTSFIAYTLATYVLVAPAFTVKQFELPSWLAFLIVSIPFGGRVIGSLLYQKVVTFLGSRLTFLTSLFALGLLSVGSSTFNVPALIVLRLSVGVAFGIATSLAVEQAVRSGNRLIIALTMSGWAFGWIGGAFSYLTLGEWQLIALSGIITLPFSMLYKKVNVFSVEVGKLGIPSLSSILIFFFSFEPAFALQLAPELVENQGGMTWLILGYIVAVPMYIFVPAISSLLGESRTALLYTMTSAISGVAFFLTASPYVLVVFTAFGLGINSIAPRLASAYGASARNMGIALNTAALGGVVVPVISSFDIKFIASLFTALSMVILLVMSVKKPNALLVRTA from the coding sequence ATGAGTATAAACAAGACGTTTAGTGGTGTTACTTCATTTATAGCTTATACTTTAGCAACTTACGTTTTAGTAGCTCCAGCGTTTACTGTAAAACAGTTTGAACTACCGTCATGGTTAGCTTTTTTAATAGTCTCAATACCTTTCGGAGGAAGAGTAATAGGATCTTTGCTTTATCAAAAAGTCGTAACATTCCTAGGCTCCAGACTAACTTTTCTAACGTCTCTCTTTGCCTTAGGTTTACTATCTGTAGGAAGCAGTACTTTTAATGTTCCTGCTTTGATTGTTTTAAGACTTTCAGTAGGAGTAGCATTTGGAATAGCAACTTCTTTAGCAGTTGAACAAGCGGTAAGATCAGGGAATAGGTTAATAATTGCATTAACAATGAGCGGTTGGGCATTCGGATGGATTGGAGGTGCATTCTCCTACTTAACTCTAGGTGAATGGCAGTTAATTGCCTTGAGCGGTATAATAACTTTACCGTTCTCTATGTTATATAAGAAAGTTAATGTATTCTCAGTAGAAGTAGGCAAACTTGGAATACCTTCACTATCCTCAATTCTGATATTCTTCTTCTCCTTTGAGCCAGCATTCGCTTTACAACTAGCTCCTGAGCTTGTAGAAAACCAAGGAGGAATGACCTGGTTAATATTAGGTTACATAGTGGCAGTGCCTATGTATATCTTTGTTCCTGCAATCTCATCATTACTAGGAGAAAGTAGGACTGCGTTACTTTACACAATGACTTCAGCAATAAGCGGAGTTGCGTTCTTCCTCACAGCATCTCCTTACGTTCTTGTTGTCTTTACAGCTTTTGGCTTAGGAATCAACTCAATAGCACCAAGGTTAGCCTCAGCTTATGGAGCTTCAGCAAGAAACATGGGGATTGCTTTGAACACTGCCGCATTAGGAGGAGTTGTAGTTCCAGTAATAAGCTCCTTTGATATAAAGTTCATAGCTTCACTCTTCACAGCGCTGTCAATGGTAATTCTGTTAGTAATGAGCGTTAAGAAGCCTAATGCATTGTTAGTAAGGACTGCATAA
- a CDS encoding PDZ domain-containing protein, with product MLFEVKPKNRYFEVSARGREGVVVFPTYVPGSYVIRELERNVVEIDGIRISKNRFYVKDNFRYLLYAVSKDQREAISTTDYIFINPPAVFPFREINEEYCVKLILPSDWIISTSLEKKGEIYCANNYDEFADSPIEASPYLKILKIDETHIISTIDDVDVEMLKKIVDEADKIIGVKESYVFHFRRSDKGFGGIEHINSSAVVASWDNEKLAGVFAHEYFHRLNVKRIVPADLKHNYEKEVYTSLLWFAEGFTDYMAVIISLRAGVIDKKDALKYVANSLSKLTFPGAKRVSLAESSFTTWIKYYKQDENFLNSSISYYDGGLALALYVDLEMTKKGKRIDDVFKEIYQNRRIYSFYDINEILKKSGVDIEDLVYTPAVSILDRLKDEIHVEFVDKGKPYYGIMLKDRTIAYVEDNSPADLAGLIPGDQIIGFNGKQKLEVKDLTKLTVLREGRVKELFIRTLPSPGHKIKVKIGKLEFENEDGISDVEVV from the coding sequence ATGTTATTTGAAGTAAAACCTAAAAACCGCTATTTTGAAGTTTCAGCAAGAGGCAGAGAAGGCGTAGTTGTTTTTCCAACTTACGTCCCTGGGTCTTATGTAATTAGAGAGTTGGAAAGAAATGTTGTGGAGATTGATGGTATTAGAATTTCTAAAAATAGATTTTACGTAAAAGATAACTTTAGGTATTTATTATACGCTGTAAGCAAAGATCAAAGAGAGGCAATTTCTACTACAGATTACATCTTCATAAATCCTCCTGCAGTTTTTCCTTTCCGAGAAATTAACGAGGAATACTGTGTTAAATTGATTTTACCTTCAGATTGGATAATATCTACTTCTCTCGAGAAGAAAGGGGAGATATATTGTGCTAACAATTACGATGAATTTGCTGATTCTCCTATAGAGGCTTCACCCTATCTGAAGATCTTGAAAATTGATGAAACACACATTATCTCAACAATAGACGACGTTGATGTTGAAATGCTAAAGAAGATAGTCGATGAGGCCGATAAGATTATAGGAGTCAAAGAGAGCTACGTTTTTCACTTTAGAAGGTCAGATAAGGGCTTTGGAGGAATAGAACACATAAATTCTTCTGCAGTAGTAGCTAGCTGGGACAATGAAAAGCTTGCAGGAGTTTTTGCCCATGAGTATTTCCACAGATTGAACGTTAAGAGGATTGTCCCTGCAGATCTTAAACATAATTATGAAAAGGAAGTTTATACGTCGTTATTATGGTTTGCTGAAGGATTTACAGATTACATGGCTGTAATAATTTCCTTAAGGGCAGGAGTAATAGATAAGAAAGATGCGTTAAAGTATGTTGCTAATTCTCTATCTAAGCTTACATTTCCTGGAGCTAAAAGAGTAAGTTTAGCTGAGTCCTCTTTTACAACCTGGATAAAATACTATAAGCAGGATGAGAATTTTCTCAACTCCTCAATTTCGTATTATGATGGAGGTTTAGCTTTAGCTTTATATGTAGATTTGGAGATGACGAAGAAGGGAAAGAGGATAGACGACGTATTTAAGGAAATCTATCAGAATAGAAGGATTTACTCGTTTTACGATATTAACGAAATTCTTAAGAAATCTGGCGTTGATATTGAGGATTTAGTATATACTCCCGCAGTTTCTATTCTAGATAGATTGAAAGATGAAATTCACGTAGAGTTTGTAGATAAAGGAAAGCCTTATTATGGCATAATGCTAAAGGACAGGACTATAGCGTATGTTGAGGATAATTCTCCTGCAGATTTAGCAGGATTAATTCCTGGAGATCAAATAATAGGATTTAATGGTAAGCAAAAACTCGAAGTTAAGGACCTAACTAAGCTTACGGTATTAAGAGAAGGTAGAGTAAAGGAGCTTTTTATTAGGACTTTACCCAGCCCCGGACATAAAATAAAAGTAAAGATAGGAAAATTGGAGTTTGAAAATGAAGATGGAATTTCAGACGTTGAAGTAGTTTAG
- a CDS encoding stage II sporulation protein M produces MRKQTLVFFILFIIELLIFIGTSALPVNQPVLARSFQSQRSSIVSLPYPLEALSIFSHNYEIALAEFIPALGVAIMGFSIGSTGYVLSAVSTAQGVPGWIPAVFLLTLPHSWLELPSYAFAATAGLFLLIDRNWKRFLFMIGFVGLELLFAASVEAGEIVLENINVAYSYLFWIPAALLFYVLYEVYEYIMDITEKTPKIQY; encoded by the coding sequence ATGAGGAAGCAGACATTAGTATTCTTTATACTTTTTATAATAGAGCTACTTATATTTATAGGAACGTCAGCCCTGCCAGTAAATCAGCCAGTATTAGCCAGATCCTTCCAGTCACAAAGGTCTTCGATAGTCTCTTTACCATATCCTCTTGAGGCATTATCAATATTTTCACATAATTATGAAATAGCACTTGCAGAGTTCATTCCTGCATTGGGAGTAGCAATAATGGGATTCTCAATAGGTTCTACTGGGTACGTGTTATCAGCAGTTTCAACTGCACAAGGAGTACCTGGATGGATTCCTGCAGTATTTTTACTTACTTTACCTCACTCTTGGTTAGAATTACCTTCTTACGCATTTGCTGCAACTGCAGGATTATTCTTATTAATAGATAGGAATTGGAAGAGATTTCTATTCATGATAGGATTCGTAGGATTAGAATTGCTATTTGCGGCATCAGTAGAGGCTGGGGAAATAGTGCTGGAAAATATAAACGTTGCATACTCTTACTTATTCTGGATACCCGCTGCATTGCTCTTTTACGTGCTTTACGAAGTTTACGAATATATAATGGATATAACAGAAAAAACTCCTAAAATTCAGTACTAA
- a CDS encoding NAD-dependent epimerase/dehydratase family protein, with product MKYLLLGLGFVSTHVAEYLSKFGEVVITYKSLNPVKKIYVEEVLKDKANAINLDPLQDKEKLKKEISSADVIVNFIGEIQGDDKTLRIANVEIPKLIAQIIGESGKKKVLVHFSGLLGKTGNNVKPEEPHLQGINPVTPFEKTKYEGEKEVYETSQKYDFPLVILRPTLVYGRYSAHIQFITMYNFSKKGLIPKLNFQFNTVNAYYIAEMIKNLSDFRGRKYFYATECNPVSVTKFFELMAKGLGINRQLHLYVPEFLAKLVLPSYIKALLKYTKSTYDCSDSKNLVSKLSFDENEIINDAKFLSRLEKERTLIPT from the coding sequence ATGAAGTACTTACTTTTAGGCTTAGGTTTTGTTTCTACTCATGTAGCTGAATACTTATCAAAATTTGGGGAAGTTGTGATAACTTATAAGAGTCTAAATCCAGTAAAGAAGATTTACGTGGAAGAAGTACTGAAGGATAAGGCAAACGCAATAAATCTGGACCCCCTTCAAGATAAGGAGAAATTAAAAAAAGAAATCTCATCTGCAGATGTTATTGTAAACTTCATTGGAGAAATTCAAGGAGATGATAAAACCCTTAGGATTGCAAATGTCGAAATACCTAAGTTAATAGCGCAGATAATAGGAGAAAGCGGTAAGAAGAAAGTTTTGGTACACTTCAGCGGGCTTTTGGGCAAAACTGGAAATAACGTAAAGCCAGAAGAACCTCACTTACAAGGAATTAACCCTGTGACACCCTTCGAGAAGACTAAATACGAAGGAGAAAAGGAGGTCTACGAAACCTCACAAAAGTACGATTTCCCTCTTGTTATTCTTAGGCCTACTTTAGTTTACGGTAGATATTCAGCACATATACAATTCATAACAATGTATAATTTTTCAAAAAAAGGATTAATTCCTAAGCTTAATTTTCAATTTAACACAGTAAATGCGTATTACATTGCAGAAATGATAAAGAATTTGTCTGACTTCAGAGGAAGAAAATACTTTTACGCGACTGAGTGTAATCCAGTAAGTGTAACTAAATTCTTTGAGTTAATGGCAAAAGGGCTGGGAATAAACAGGCAACTTCATCTTTACGTTCCAGAGTTCCTTGCAAAGCTAGTGTTACCTAGTTATATTAAAGCCTTGCTAAAATATACTAAATCGACTTACGATTGTAGTGATTCAAAAAACCTGGTAAGTAAACTTTCTTTCGATGAGAATGAGATCATAAATGATGCAAAGTTCCTAAGTAGATTAGAAAAGGAGAGAACACTCATTCCTACATAA
- a CDS encoding NAD(P)-binding protein, with protein sequence MKGSRIWNKYLMPIVENFVAPYSVLRKILPQILLLGVAVYINAWVFMIYQHLDLVSAIYAGVNVVTTVGLYAPDISQMPDTEKIVLIVTIIFAVGLYTSIIQSIVTTVINRSTWQDAKARWRGNHMKDHTVIIGEGEIVVSAVKRLERLGVDYIVLTPSKDIASKIIKSDRVIVGDPKDDKNLLSAGILEAKNAIISMQNDMDTLLITLKIQKINPPLQVISVVKDSTVVDVFKTAGADLVIPNDDIVGRITAAAAVSNNVAGVIFQDRSENLIIGLFEIKKEVKIKDIPEGVLPLAIIEENGKLNPYFEKDTQLKKGEKLVVLGDPNLFKKVKEVLGE encoded by the coding sequence TTGAAAGGCTCAAGGATTTGGAATAAATACCTAATGCCTATAGTAGAGAATTTCGTAGCACCTTACTCAGTTTTAAGGAAGATTTTGCCTCAAATATTGTTGCTAGGCGTTGCAGTTTATATAAACGCTTGGGTTTTCATGATTTATCAGCACTTAGATTTAGTCTCTGCAATTTATGCAGGAGTTAACGTAGTAACTACAGTAGGCTTATATGCCCCTGACATTTCTCAAATGCCAGACACTGAAAAGATAGTCCTCATAGTTACAATAATTTTTGCAGTAGGGCTTTATACTAGCATTATCCAATCAATAGTGACTACTGTAATAAATAGGAGTACTTGGCAGGACGCTAAGGCTAGGTGGAGAGGAAATCATATGAAAGACCATACTGTAATAATTGGAGAAGGCGAAATAGTTGTAAGTGCAGTTAAGAGACTTGAAAGACTTGGAGTTGATTACATTGTTTTAACTCCTTCCAAGGATATAGCTAGTAAAATAATAAAAAGCGATAGAGTAATAGTAGGAGATCCTAAAGATGATAAGAACCTTTTATCTGCAGGAATACTTGAGGCTAAAAATGCTATAATATCAATGCAGAACGATATGGACACTTTACTTATAACTCTAAAAATTCAGAAAATTAATCCTCCGTTACAGGTCATAAGTGTAGTAAAGGATTCTACGGTTGTAGATGTTTTTAAGACTGCAGGAGCAGACTTAGTGATCCCTAATGACGATATAGTAGGCAGAATAACTGCTGCAGCAGCAGTATCAAACAATGTTGCAGGAGTTATATTTCAAGATAGGAGTGAAAATTTAATTATAGGCTTATTTGAAATTAAAAAAGAGGTTAAAATAAAAGACATCCCCGAAGGAGTTCTTCCTTTAGCAATAATAGAAGAGAATGGAAAGCTTAATCCATATTTTGAGAAGGATACTCAACTAAAGAAGGGAGAAAAATTAGTTGTCCTCGGTGATCCAAATCTATTTAAGAAAGTTAAAGAAGTTCTGGGAGAGTAA